Proteins found in one Amycolatopsis umgeniensis genomic segment:
- a CDS encoding ArsR/SmtB family transcription factor: MTLRMVFDRDDLQRIRVAETPDPLWELVLGSHRLRDHRPSSLRRRIQLNARQDERSARALKTLFTLVPPKGNFPDFLTPACLPGSLESGFEAVACTSRARLRADLRTVFTGAAPHWVKRLADGDRDEVHRVVGALRDAYDLVIAPIWHSVRETVAADRAERVRILAGSGAGALVSGIPGVRGWDGEVLEIAYPAERTVRLGGRGLTLIPSRFCADRPVTFIDPELPPVLLYPAGRTLARQGATTPELVALLGRTRAESLGALRVPRTTSKLASCLGTSIGTASKQAAVLREAGLVTSVRQGGAILHHLTQLGMALLAAEIHEGIRP, encoded by the coding sequence ATGACTTTGCGCATGGTCTTCGACCGCGACGATCTCCAGCGGATCCGGGTCGCCGAAACACCGGATCCGCTGTGGGAACTGGTCCTGGGTTCGCATCGGCTGAGAGATCACCGGCCGTCGTCCTTGCGGCGGCGGATCCAGCTGAACGCGCGCCAGGACGAACGTTCGGCGCGGGCTCTGAAGACCTTGTTCACGCTGGTCCCGCCGAAGGGGAACTTCCCGGATTTCCTCACCCCGGCCTGCCTGCCCGGATCACTCGAAAGTGGGTTCGAGGCAGTGGCGTGCACCTCTCGCGCGCGGCTGCGGGCCGACCTCCGGACCGTGTTCACCGGCGCCGCCCCGCACTGGGTGAAACGGCTCGCCGACGGTGATCGCGACGAGGTCCATCGGGTCGTCGGCGCCCTGCGCGACGCGTACGACCTGGTGATCGCGCCGATCTGGCACAGCGTGCGCGAGACCGTGGCCGCCGACCGCGCGGAGCGGGTCCGCATACTGGCCGGGTCGGGGGCGGGGGCGCTGGTGAGCGGTATCCCCGGTGTCCGCGGCTGGGACGGCGAGGTGCTGGAGATCGCGTATCCGGCGGAGCGGACCGTCCGCCTCGGCGGGCGGGGGCTGACGCTGATCCCGAGCCGGTTCTGCGCGGACAGGCCGGTCACGTTCATCGATCCGGAGCTGCCGCCGGTGCTGCTCTACCCCGCGGGCCGGACCCTCGCCCGCCAGGGCGCGACCACCCCCGAACTGGTGGCGCTCCTCGGCCGGACGCGGGCCGAAAGCCTCGGCGCCCTGCGCGTACCGCGGACGACCAGCAAGCTGGCCTCATGCCTCGGCACCTCGATCGGCACCGCGAGCAAACAGGCCGCCGTGCTGCGCGAGGCCGGGCTCGTCACCAGCGTCCGCCAGGGCGGCGCGATCCTGCACCACCTCACCCAGCTCGGTATGGCCCTGCTCGCCGCCGAGATCCACGAAGGGATCCGTCCATGA
- a CDS encoding endonuclease/exonuclease/phosphatase family protein — MKSVLVAVALLLGTATPAAAAADFPVLQLNLCRSGVANCFNQGGTNPMAKAASTIVAVNPAVVTVNEACSSETTKLAADVKAQSGRAYTVVWQPVGKKENGKTTPYPCTSGRGEYGIAVLARQDLGAVKAREGGYYGPQDGGTEQRAYLCAKFATVNACTTHLSTKRPAVEQQCQDLKNLLAKYGSGTVFGGDLNLRYPGDPSAQACVPAGSFRKGDGSVQHVIAGGAFGFGSSGKTSIPGTDHPARRVTLTR, encoded by the coding sequence ATGAAATCGGTACTCGTCGCCGTCGCCCTGCTCCTGGGCACGGCCACCCCCGCCGCCGCGGCGGCGGATTTCCCGGTACTGCAGCTGAATCTCTGCCGCAGTGGCGTCGCGAACTGCTTCAACCAGGGCGGGACGAACCCGATGGCCAAGGCGGCGAGCACGATCGTCGCGGTGAACCCGGCCGTCGTGACGGTGAACGAAGCCTGTTCGTCGGAGACGACGAAGCTGGCGGCCGACGTCAAGGCGCAGTCCGGCCGGGCTTACACGGTCGTGTGGCAGCCCGTCGGCAAGAAGGAGAACGGCAAGACCACACCGTATCCGTGCACGTCAGGACGCGGCGAGTACGGCATCGCGGTGCTGGCCCGGCAAGACCTCGGCGCGGTGAAGGCGCGCGAGGGCGGTTACTACGGGCCGCAGGACGGCGGGACGGAACAGCGCGCTTACCTGTGCGCGAAGTTCGCCACGGTCAACGCGTGCACCACACATCTCTCGACGAAGCGGCCCGCCGTCGAACAGCAGTGCCAGGACCTGAAGAACCTGCTGGCGAAGTACGGCTCGGGAACCGTGTTCGGCGGTGACCTGAACCTGCGCTACCCCGGCGATCCGAGCGCGCAGGCGTGTGTCCCCGCCGGATCGTTCCGGAAGGGCGACGGCAGCGTGCAGCACGTCATCGCCGGTGGCGCCTTCGGCTTCGGAAGCTCCGGCAAGACGTCGATCCCCGGCACCGATCACCCGGCTCGGCGCGTCACCTTGACCCGCTGA